In Actinoplanes lobatus, the DNA window CGGGCGTCAGGATGCCGGCGAGGCAGTGCAGCAGCGTCGACTTGCCGGAGCCGGACGGGCCCATCAGGGCGAGGACCTCACCGGCGTACACATGCAGCGAAGCACCGCGCAAAGCGGTGGTCTCACCGAAGCTCAGGTGGACGTCGTCGGCGGTGAGCAACGGCATGTCTCTCCCCACGGTGGTGGTCACGGGCGGACCCGGGCGGCGAGCCGGTCCAGCCGGGCCGCGGTCAGCTCCAGCCAGCGCAGATCGGCCTCCAGGTGGAACAGGGCGTGGTCGCAGATCAGCTCGTCGGCCAGATCGCCCTCGTTCTTGCGCCGGGTGAGCACCCGCATCAGCCGCAGGTGCTCGGCGCGCTGAGCATCCAGCACCTCGGTGGCGTCGCGGCCGGTCATCAGGGCCAGCACGACCTTCGTGTAGAGGGTGCTCTGGAGGTACGGCTCGGGCTTCTCGGGCCGGGAGATCCACTCGGCGACGTCGGTGATCCCGGCGTGGGTGATCGCATACTTCTTGCGCTCCGGTCCGTCGCCCGGCTCGGACTCCACCTCGACGAGGCCGTTCTTCAGCAGGCGCGCCATCGTCGAATAGACCTGGCCGTAGTGCAGCGCCCGGTCCCGGCCGAACGCCTCGTCATAGGAGCGTTTCAGGTCGTAACCGTGGCGTGGGCCGTTCTCCAGGAGCCCCAGCAGGGCGAAACCGACTGACATGCCGGCCACTATACACACGATGTATAAACCTGGTGCATAGCTTGCGGCCATGTGTTCTACTGTCGGCCATGAAACGGCGGATGGGTCTGATCCTGAGCGTGGCGCTCCTGGTCGTGGGCGTCGGCGGCCTGGCCGTCCACCGGTGGTGGGAGCGAGCGCCGTTCGGGCCGAGGGCGATGGGCGCCCAGGCCACGCTGCGGCTCGTCGACCAGGCGACCGCGAACGCCGCCCTCGCCCCGGTCAACGCGCAGTTCGCCAACGACGAAGGCGACCAGATCCTCCTGGGCCGGGTCTCCTGGAAACGACCACCCTCGGCGCGGGACGGCAGCTCCCTGCGGATTGTGCTGCTGGACAAGCGCCGCCATCTGCTGCCCGGCTTCATCGCCGTGACCTCGGCGAACCCTGACCAGGTCAGCAGCGGGACGGACGGGGCGGTGGACACCGCCGAGCGGCGTTACCGCTGGCTGAAGGGCGCGGGCGCCCAGGAGATCGACGGGTCCTTCTGGACCTCTGGCGTTGTCGTCAACGTGTCCTCGCTGGACGCGTCGCCGGTGACGTTCCAGACCGTGCTCCGTGCCGGAAACCCGGAGACGCCAGCCGAGTCGATGATCGCCACGGCGCCGGTGGCCGTAAAGGACATGCTGGTCGCCCTGATCTGTGTGGGGCCCGAAGGGCAGGTCTACTGGGCGCAGCGCCTGCTGAACTGAGCCGGTCACCCGGACCACGACCAGGGCGGGGATTGGGATAGTGTCGCGATACATCTGCGGGTGAGGCGGCGCGACGACCATGGGACTACACGGAGGCCGGCGCGGGTTCGGCGGCGGCGAGGGCGGCCGGATGCGCCGGGGGATGGTGCCCGACCTGGTGCTCACCGCGCTGCTCGACGGTCCCGCCCACGGTTACGAGCTGATGGACCGGCTGGAGCGGTTCAGTGGCGGCAGCTGGCGGCCCAGCCCCGGCTCGATCTACCCGCTGTTGCAGATGTTCCAGGACACCGGGCTCGTCAGCAGCAGCGAGACCGACGGCCGCAAGGTCTTCGACCTGACCGGCGAAGGCCGGGAACGGGCGGCGGAGCGGCGGGTCGACGCGTTCGGGGCCGGCTTCCCGAGCGATCCGCAGGAGCACTCCCAGCTCCGGACCGAAATGCACCAGTTGCGGGCCGCCGCCCAGCAGGTGTCCGCCATCGCCTCCCCGGAAGCCGTCGACCAGGCCGTGGCCATCGTGAAGAACGCCCGCCAGGCCCTCTACCGCCTGCTGGCGGAGCAGTGACGCGATCGTGGACGCCGGTCGCCCCTCATTGTCCGCGTGCGGAGCCGTGACGCGATCGTGGACGTCGTCGTGGTGGGGGCCGGGGTCGCCGGGCTGTCCTGCGCGCGGGCGCTGACTGACGGCGGCGCCCGGGTCCGTGTCGTCGAGCGGAGCCGCGTGGTCGGCGGCCGGCTGGCCAGTAGGCGCTACGACGACCGGTATGTGGACATCGGCGCCGCCTATCTGGTCGCCGACGACCCGGACTTCACCGCGCAGGTCGACGCGTGGCGGACCCGTGGCCTCGCCCGGCCGTGGACCGACACCCTCAGCGTCTACCCCGGCGGGGAGCGGACCACCGGGCCGGTGCGGTGGGCGGCGCCCGGCGGACTGCGCTCGCTCGCCACCGATCTGGCCACGGGCCTCGATGTGCGGTTGTCGACCGATCTGGACACGATCCCGGCGGACGCGGACATTGCCGTACTGGCCATGCCCGGCCCGCAGGCGCTG includes these proteins:
- a CDS encoding PadR family transcriptional regulator, with protein sequence MSVGFALLGLLENGPRHGYDLKRSYDEAFGRDRALHYGQVYSTMARLLKNGLVEVESEPGDGPERKKYAITHAGITDVAEWISRPEKPEPYLQSTLYTKVVLALMTGRDATEVLDAQRAEHLRLMRVLTRRKNEGDLADELICDHALFHLEADLRWLELTAARLDRLAARVRP
- a CDS encoding PadR family transcriptional regulator, with product MGLHGGRRGFGGGEGGRMRRGMVPDLVLTALLDGPAHGYELMDRLERFSGGSWRPSPGSIYPLLQMFQDTGLVSSSETDGRKVFDLTGEGRERAAERRVDAFGAGFPSDPQEHSQLRTEMHQLRAAAQQVSAIASPEAVDQAVAIVKNARQALYRLLAEQ